In a single window of the Bradyrhizobium erythrophlei genome:
- the rocF gene encoding arginase, with translation MDTFKSDLAKRIAVLGAPIDIGASQRGTLMGPAALRTAGLLTVLDGLGLEVKDYGDLSINGLAELADAPPDNAKHYREIQCWTRALSRRAYELAQSGSIPIFLGGDHSLSMGSVNGIARHWHETGRELFVLWLDAHADYNTPATTLTGNMHGMSAAFLCGEPGLDSLVGDEPRASISPDQLELFGTRSIDRLENELLQTRRVNVADMREIDEFGVSVSIRRVIDKVKSRNGVLHVSFDVDFLDPHLAPGVGTTVPGGATYREAHLVMEMLHDSGLVRSVDIVELNPFLDERGRTARTGVELIGSLFGQQITDRPTPSNAIGPGD, from the coding sequence ATCGACACTTTCAAATCCGATCTAGCGAAACGAATTGCCGTACTCGGCGCTCCCATCGATATCGGCGCGTCACAGCGCGGAACCCTGATGGGACCTGCGGCGCTGCGAACGGCCGGTCTTCTCACCGTACTCGACGGGCTGGGCCTTGAAGTAAAGGACTACGGCGATCTGTCAATCAACGGGCTCGCCGAACTGGCCGATGCTCCACCTGACAATGCAAAGCACTACCGGGAAATCCAGTGCTGGACGCGGGCATTGAGCAGGCGCGCCTATGAATTGGCGCAGTCCGGCTCCATCCCGATCTTTCTCGGCGGCGATCACTCGCTGTCGATGGGTTCGGTGAATGGCATTGCGCGCCATTGGCACGAAACCGGCCGAGAGCTCTTTGTGCTGTGGCTGGATGCGCACGCCGACTACAACACGCCCGCAACCACCCTGACCGGCAACATGCACGGGATGTCGGCGGCATTCCTGTGCGGCGAGCCTGGGCTGGACAGCCTTGTAGGGGACGAGCCACGCGCATCTATCAGTCCCGATCAACTTGAGCTATTCGGCACACGCTCGATCGACAGACTGGAAAATGAGTTGCTGCAGACTCGTCGCGTCAACGTTGCCGACATGCGCGAGATCGACGAGTTCGGGGTAAGCGTGTCGATCCGCCGCGTCATCGACAAGGTGAAATCCCGCAACGGCGTGCTGCATGTCAGTTTTGACGTTGATTTTCTCGATCCCCATCTGGCGCCTGGCGTTGGCACCACGGTGCCTGGTGGCGCGACCTATCGGGAGGCACATCTGGTCATGGAGATGCTGCACGATTCCGGTTTGGTTCGATCCGTCGATATTGTCGAACTCAACCCGTTCCTCGATGAGCGGGGCCGTACCGCGCGCACCGGTGTTGAGCTGATCGGGAGCCTGTTTGGCCAGCAGATCACCGACAGGCCGACGCCGAGCAATGCAATTGGACCGGGCGATTGA
- a CDS encoding arsenic transporter, which translates to MPDTNAATWGIAALATLGVIARPWNLPEFIWAVAGAALLVLLNLLPWPDALAAAAKGTDVYFFLIGMMLLAEVARKEGLFDWLAAQAVRHSHGSAKRLFLIVYIVGTIVTVLLSNDATAVVLTPAVYAATRAAKVEPLPYLFICAFIANAASFVLPISNPANLVVFGQQMPPLGGWLRIFALPSVVAIVATYLALRLTQRDALDSTVATVDGITRLTLGGKLAAFGIAMTAIVLLAASAIGRDLGLPTFIAGATVTAIVLMLGRQSPLPVLKDVSWSVLPLVAGLFILVEGLNRTGVLPAMARVLKEAATTSPQIASWIAGVVVAIASNLANNLPVGLMAATTSQTAQVPAHVTGAILIGVDLGPNLSVTGSLATILWLIVLRREGEHVSAMRFLKLGIVVMPPALVLSLLALSMVSR; encoded by the coding sequence ATGCCCGACACCAATGCCGCCACCTGGGGAATCGCAGCCCTCGCGACGCTTGGCGTGATCGCACGGCCGTGGAATCTGCCGGAGTTTATCTGGGCGGTCGCCGGCGCCGCGTTGCTCGTACTGCTCAACCTGCTGCCATGGCCCGACGCGCTTGCAGCCGCAGCCAAGGGCACCGACGTTTATTTCTTCTTGATCGGCATGATGCTGCTGGCTGAAGTGGCGCGGAAAGAGGGGTTGTTCGACTGGCTCGCCGCGCAGGCGGTCCGGCATTCGCACGGCTCGGCAAAGCGGCTGTTCCTGATTGTCTACATTGTCGGCACCATCGTCACGGTTCTTCTGTCCAACGATGCCACGGCCGTAGTTCTGACCCCAGCCGTCTATGCCGCGACCCGCGCCGCAAAGGTCGAACCGCTGCCGTATCTGTTCATTTGCGCATTCATCGCGAACGCGGCGAGCTTCGTGCTCCCGATTTCCAATCCCGCCAACCTCGTCGTATTCGGCCAGCAGATGCCGCCGCTAGGGGGCTGGCTGCGCATCTTCGCGTTGCCTTCGGTTGTCGCCATCGTTGCAACCTATCTCGCGCTGCGGCTGACGCAGCGCGATGCGCTCGATTCGACCGTCGCCACAGTAGATGGCATTACGCGGCTTACGCTCGGTGGCAAGCTCGCCGCGTTCGGAATCGCCATGACGGCGATCGTGCTTCTCGCGGCATCGGCGATCGGCCGGGATCTCGGGCTTCCTACCTTTATCGCGGGGGCGACCGTGACAGCGATAGTATTGATGCTCGGGCGTCAGTCGCCACTACCGGTTCTCAAGGACGTCTCGTGGTCCGTGCTGCCGCTGGTGGCAGGTCTGTTTATCCTTGTCGAAGGACTGAACCGGACCGGCGTTCTGCCAGCCATGGCTCGCGTTCTGAAGGAGGCCGCGACGACCTCGCCACAGATCGCTTCCTGGATCGCCGGCGTTGTGGTCGCCATAGCATCGAACCTTGCGAACAATCTTCCCGTCGGTTTGATGGCGGCAACGACAAGTCAAACCGCGCAGGTTCCGGCACACGTCACGGGCGCGATCCTGATCGGCGTCGATCTCGGACCCAACCTGTCGGTGACGGGCTCGCTCGCCACCATTCTTTGGCTAATCGTGTTGCGGCGCGAAGGAGAGCACGTCAGTGCCATGCGGTTCCTGAAGCTGGGGATAGTGGTCATGCCGCCGGCGCTGGTGCTTTCCCTGCTTGCCCTGTCGATGGTGTCGCGATGA
- a CDS encoding tetratricopeptide repeat protein → MTAAAPATSPGETDIAGSFIAQQLRVGLECSAAGRLEEAIAAYQRGLAAVEKELPAETPIETISELHSRLGNACMVRGDLDLAAENYKAALRLAPHLTDCWCNLGNVQHKTGKPQDAVAFYLQALRLNPRHWPARTNLVQALMATRQYIMAKAILLELIDERPQDGQIRHQLGKTCFELNELDTAIECFQQAAVLNPADAESIYWIGGIKQTMGETEAAKAAYAAAARIQPLIRRPAVKSPADFRVLALYAPFAGNTPTEFLFKDCGYDIDTLALFASSECDSESLRQGVQVVVNLVSDADQADGLLPLVADLVSRLGKPTVNDPRKIQRTTRDNVAGLLGGIHGCRIPRVLRQNAGSDLSVATLRAALASPSFILVRPAGTHGGDDFEKIESPIELEAVVVQRPGTDRYFIEYVDYRSADGYFRKYRFIFVDGQILPYHLAIADNWKVHHENTDMADHQWMQQEETAFLNDPTTVFNSGHYQMLRAIQQRIDLEYFGIDCGLDPSGNLVVFEVNATMLVHEHNQKFPYKDPFVLRIKLAFDEMLRKLAIADVS, encoded by the coding sequence ATGACGGCAGCCGCGCCAGCAACCTCTCCCGGGGAAACCGATATCGCTGGCTCGTTCATTGCGCAACAGCTCCGCGTTGGACTGGAATGTTCCGCTGCCGGCAGGCTTGAGGAGGCAATCGCTGCGTATCAACGCGGTCTCGCCGCAGTCGAAAAAGAATTGCCCGCTGAGACGCCGATCGAGACAATTTCCGAGCTGCATTCAAGGCTCGGCAACGCCTGCATGGTTCGCGGCGATCTCGATCTCGCAGCTGAGAATTATAAGGCCGCATTGCGGTTGGCGCCGCACCTGACGGACTGCTGGTGCAACCTAGGCAACGTGCAACACAAGACGGGGAAGCCCCAGGATGCCGTCGCGTTTTATCTTCAGGCGCTGAGGCTGAATCCAAGGCATTGGCCGGCGCGCACCAATCTGGTTCAGGCCCTGATGGCCACGCGGCAATACATCATGGCCAAGGCAATTTTGTTGGAGCTGATCGACGAACGGCCGCAAGACGGCCAGATCCGCCATCAGCTTGGCAAGACTTGCTTTGAGTTGAATGAACTGGATACCGCGATCGAATGTTTTCAGCAGGCTGCCGTCCTCAATCCCGCCGATGCTGAAAGCATCTATTGGATAGGCGGCATCAAGCAGACGATGGGCGAAACCGAAGCGGCCAAGGCCGCGTACGCCGCAGCCGCACGAATACAGCCCCTGATCCGGCGGCCGGCAGTCAAATCTCCTGCCGATTTTCGTGTCCTGGCGCTCTATGCCCCGTTCGCCGGCAACACGCCGACCGAATTTCTATTCAAGGATTGCGGCTACGACATCGATACGCTCGCCTTGTTTGCCTCCAGCGAATGCGATTCCGAAAGCCTGAGGCAGGGCGTACAGGTCGTCGTCAATCTGGTTTCCGATGCGGACCAGGCCGACGGGCTGCTGCCTCTGGTCGCCGATCTCGTCAGCAGGCTTGGCAAGCCGACGGTCAACGATCCCCGGAAAATCCAGAGAACCACGCGGGACAATGTGGCGGGTCTGCTGGGGGGGATCCATGGCTGCCGCATCCCAAGGGTCCTGCGTCAGAACGCGGGTTCGGATCTTTCCGTTGCAACGCTGCGGGCTGCGCTTGCGTCTCCGTCCTTCATCCTGGTCCGGCCTGCCGGGACGCATGGCGGCGATGATTTCGAAAAGATCGAAAGCCCGATCGAACTCGAGGCGGTTGTTGTACAGCGCCCCGGTACCGACCGCTATTTCATCGAATATGTCGACTATCGCTCAGCCGACGGCTATTTCCGCAAGTATCGGTTCATTTTCGTGGATGGTCAGATCCTGCCGTACCACCTCGCGATCGCGGACAATTGGAAGGTGCATCACGAAAACACGGACATGGCCGATCACCAATGGATGCAACAGGAGGAAACGGCCTTCCTCAACGATCCCACCACCGTTTTCAATTCCGGACACTATCAGATGCTGCGGGCAATCCAGCAGCGCATCGACCTTGAATATTTTGGCATCGATTGCGGGCTGGACCCTTCAGGAAATCTTGTCGTGTTCGAAGTGAATGCCACGATGCTGGTCCACGAGCACAATCAGAAATTTCCCTACAAGGATCCGTTCGTGCTTCGCATCAAATTGGCATTCGACGAGATGTTGCGGAAACTCGCGATCGCTGACGTTTCCTGA
- a CDS encoding FAD-dependent oxidoreductase, whose amino-acid sequence MRSDVLIVGAGPTGLVLALWLTKLGVNVRVVDKTAEPGTTSRALAVQARTLELYRQLDLTEAVVAAGHQVPAVNLWVKGEAAARLAFETVGSGLTPYPFLHIFPQDQHERLLIERLQALGVAVERKTELIHFVEQKDRIVARLRGPNGQEVDCEADYIAGCDGARSIVRETIGTGFPGGTYRQIFYVADVEAEGPALNGELHVDLDEADFLGVFPLARQGRARLIGTVRDERADRADTLTFKDISDRAINHLKVGIKNVNWFSTYHVHHRVTEHFRKGRAFLLGDAAHIHSPAGGQGMNTGIGDAINLAWKLAAVLAGRAHDTLLDSYEAERIGFARRLVATTDRVFSFATAEGRIADILRTRVAPVVFPMAVAFDAVREYLFRTVSQIMLNYRQGPLSRGTAGHVHGGDRLPWALVGESDNFGSLATMEWQVHVYGSARTELAAWCAAHNVPLQKFDWRTEYEAAGLARDAVYLLRPDTYVALADGSGDVGVLERYFEDHGIRPA is encoded by the coding sequence ATGCGAAGTGATGTTCTTATCGTCGGCGCAGGCCCGACGGGTCTGGTGCTGGCACTTTGGCTGACCAAGCTAGGGGTCAATGTGCGCGTTGTCGACAAGACGGCCGAGCCGGGTACGACTTCGCGCGCTTTGGCCGTGCAGGCCCGCACGCTCGAACTCTACCGCCAGCTCGATCTCACCGAGGCCGTAGTCGCGGCGGGACACCAGGTTCCTGCCGTCAATCTTTGGGTGAAGGGTGAAGCGGCGGCGCGGCTCGCGTTTGAAACTGTCGGCTCCGGCCTGACGCCCTACCCCTTCCTCCACATCTTTCCCCAAGACCAGCACGAGCGATTGCTGATCGAGCGGCTGCAGGCGCTCGGTGTCGCGGTGGAGCGGAAAACCGAGCTGATCCATTTCGTCGAGCAGAAGGATCGCATCGTTGCCCGCCTGCGCGGACCCAACGGTCAGGAGGTTGATTGCGAGGCTGATTACATTGCCGGCTGCGATGGTGCGCGCTCGATCGTACGCGAGACCATCGGCACCGGCTTTCCCGGCGGCACCTATCGGCAGATATTCTACGTCGCCGACGTCGAGGCCGAAGGCCCTGCCCTGAATGGCGAACTGCACGTCGATCTCGACGAGGCTGATTTCCTTGGCGTATTCCCGCTGGCGAGGCAAGGACGAGCCCGCCTGATCGGGACGGTACGCGACGAGCGCGCCGACCGCGCCGACACCCTCACCTTCAAGGACATCAGCGATCGGGCGATCAATCATCTCAAGGTGGGGATCAAAAACGTCAACTGGTTTTCGACCTATCATGTGCATCACCGGGTGACGGAGCATTTCCGTAAAGGACGGGCGTTCCTGCTTGGCGACGCGGCGCACATTCACAGCCCGGCCGGTGGACAGGGCATGAATACCGGGATTGGCGACGCCATCAATCTTGCGTGGAAGCTCGCGGCCGTCCTGGCCGGGCGCGCGCACGACACTCTGCTCGACAGTTATGAGGCCGAGAGGATCGGCTTTGCCCGGCGGCTAGTCGCGACCACCGACCGCGTCTTCAGCTTCGCGACCGCCGAGGGGCGGATCGCCGACATCCTCCGCACGCGGGTCGCGCCGGTGGTGTTCCCGATGGCTGTCGCCTTCGACGCGGTCCGCGAGTATCTGTTCCGGACGGTCTCGCAGATCATGCTGAATTACCGCCAGGGTCCCTTAAGCCGCGGCACGGCCGGGCACGTGCATGGCGGCGATCGCCTGCCATGGGCACTGGTCGGGGAATCCGACAATTTCGGCTCGCTCGCAACGATGGAATGGCAAGTCCATGTCTACGGCTCTGCCCGCACCGAACTCGCTGCGTGGTGCGCGGCTCACAACGTCCCCTTACAAAAATTCGACTGGAGAACCGAATATGAGGCCGCCGGCCTCGCCCGCGATGCGGTTTATTTGCTTAGACCCGACACTTACGTAGCGCTTGCCGATGGCTCCGGCGATGTCGGCGTCCTTGAACGCTACTTCGAAGATCATGGCATTCGGCCGGCGTGA
- a CDS encoding tetratricopeptide repeat protein — protein MEAIEAELARTVTGLKQNAADSRDIAGSGRGWAPRLAQESRLRQLDDRLARQPVEEAGAIDVEIERAVLLGALDRRQDAQQAFIDILRRQPTNFSALNEFGTLLTNMGAIDAACRVYSEAILHHPLNPMGHINLANLLLRANRHAEARGHYEAALRVDPEHAQAHQGLGAVLSDLGDRAGARHHFQKGFRDNAISTLPYRGTKPPVALLQLVSSGGGNIPTASFLDDCTFLTSVIVTDYLDPSIPLPPHQLIFNAIGDADLCEPALEAAVRLIARTTAPVINDPRAVMKTGRISNARLLRAIPGVKTPRTIAMARDSLAGPDGAVSIASQEFTFPLLLRSPGYHTGRNFILVETAAELSAAAAGLPGEDLLVIEYLDARGKDGNARKYRVMMIEDHIYPLHLAISQKWKVHYFTSDMADKPDHRLEEQRFLGDMPAVLGDKAIAALERIKVALDLEYAGIDFGIGRDGELLLFEANATMVIAPPDPDERWEYRRAAVGKILDAVVAMIMQKSAGASRA, from the coding sequence TTGGAGGCCATCGAGGCCGAGCTTGCGCGCACCGTGACCGGATTGAAACAGAACGCGGCTGACTCGCGTGATATTGCCGGCAGCGGTCGCGGCTGGGCTCCGCGCCTGGCGCAGGAATCGAGGCTAAGGCAGCTTGACGATCGGCTCGCGCGCCAGCCCGTCGAGGAGGCCGGCGCTATCGATGTCGAGATCGAGCGCGCGGTTCTGCTGGGCGCCCTCGACCGGCGGCAGGATGCCCAACAAGCCTTCATCGACATCCTGCGAAGGCAGCCCACCAATTTCAGCGCGCTCAATGAATTCGGGACACTGCTCACCAATATGGGCGCGATCGATGCCGCCTGCCGGGTCTATTCGGAAGCGATCCTCCACCATCCCCTGAATCCGATGGGCCATATCAATCTCGCTAACCTGCTGCTTCGCGCCAACCGGCACGCCGAAGCGCGCGGGCATTACGAGGCCGCTTTAAGGGTCGATCCGGAACACGCCCAGGCGCATCAGGGACTCGGCGCCGTGCTCTCGGATCTTGGCGACCGCGCCGGAGCCCGACATCATTTCCAGAAGGGCTTTCGCGACAATGCCATTTCAACCCTGCCGTATCGCGGGACCAAGCCGCCAGTCGCCCTGCTGCAACTGGTTTCGTCGGGCGGCGGAAATATCCCGACCGCTTCGTTCCTGGACGACTGCACCTTTCTGACATCCGTGATCGTCACCGACTATCTCGATCCATCGATCCCGTTGCCGCCGCATCAACTGATCTTCAATGCGATCGGCGATGCCGACCTCTGCGAACCGGCGCTGGAGGCTGCCGTCCGCCTGATCGCGCGGACGACCGCGCCTGTCATCAACGATCCCCGCGCGGTGATGAAAACCGGCCGTATCAGCAACGCCCGGCTGCTCCGCGCCATACCAGGGGTGAAAACTCCGCGAACCATAGCCATGGCTCGCGACAGCCTCGCCGGCCCGGATGGCGCCGTTTCGATTGCAAGCCAGGAATTTACGTTTCCGCTGCTGCTGCGCTCGCCCGGCTACCACACCGGACGCAACTTCATCCTCGTCGAGACGGCAGCCGAATTATCGGCCGCGGCGGCCGGCCTTCCCGGAGAGGATCTGCTGGTGATCGAGTATCTCGATGCCCGCGGCAAGGACGGCAACGCGCGAAAATACCGCGTGATGATGATCGAAGACCATATCTATCCGCTGCATCTCGCGATATCCCAAAAATGGAAAGTGCATTATTTCACCTCTGACATGGCCGACAAGCCGGACCATCGCCTGGAGGAGCAACGCTTCCTCGGCGATATGCCGGCGGTACTTGGAGACAAGGCGATCGCGGCGCTCGAACGGATTAAAGTCGCGCTCGATCTCGAGTATGCGGGAATCGATTTCGGGATTGGTCGCGACGGTGAGTTGTTGTTGTTCGAAGCCAACGCCACCATGGTGATCGCTCCGCCGGATCCCGACGAGCGCTGGGAATACCGGCGGGCCGCCGTCGGCAAAATACTCGACGCCGTTGTGGCGATGATCATGCAGAAATCGGCCGGGGCAAGCCGAGCCTAG
- a CDS encoding CaiB/BaiF CoA transferase family protein — protein sequence MTARPQLPDRTPRAKGVPTALDGLLVVDFTRVVAGPACTQTLADFGAEVIKIENPDGGDDTRSYEHADLAGESAAFVSLNRNKRGIALDLAKPEACDIARELIARADVVVENFSAGVMKKYGLDYASVGPTNPRLVYCSISAYGRQGPFASRPGFDPITQAESGFMSLNGFPDGPPVRTGPPAVDMMTGMSACNAILLALFARDRLGRGQHVEVALFDVALAMTQFYGMAYLMTGTNPSRQGNSPNGSPSVGVYAASDAPFYIACANDRLYRRLVIEVLGRPDLASGEFADRRSRTANKEKLRAILTGIFAQDPRENWVAKMKSANIPVGYLRTVAEAFNSPEVRERHRVSQIPHPAAGSVPNIEPPIRLGLTPLADPMAAPLLGEHTKDVLRKTLGYDEARIAALAEAGVFGKMPKMTEVAR from the coding sequence ATGACAGCCAGACCGCAATTGCCGGATCGCACGCCGCGAGCCAAGGGCGTGCCGACGGCGCTGGATGGTCTGCTGGTCGTGGATTTCACCCGGGTTGTCGCCGGTCCTGCCTGCACGCAAACCCTCGCCGATTTTGGCGCCGAAGTCATCAAGATCGAGAACCCGGATGGCGGCGACGATACGCGGAGCTATGAGCACGCCGATCTCGCCGGAGAAAGTGCTGCTTTCGTCAGCTTGAACCGCAACAAGCGCGGCATCGCCCTCGATCTCGCCAAGCCCGAGGCGTGCGACATCGCGCGGGAATTGATCGCGCGGGCGGATGTGGTGGTGGAGAACTTCTCCGCCGGTGTGATGAAGAAGTATGGCCTCGACTACGCTTCCGTCGGGCCGACCAATCCCCGCCTGGTCTATTGCTCGATCTCGGCCTATGGCCGCCAGGGGCCGTTTGCATCCCGTCCTGGCTTCGATCCGATCACGCAGGCCGAAAGCGGGTTCATGTCACTCAATGGTTTTCCTGATGGGCCGCCGGTACGGACCGGACCACCCGCGGTCGACATGATGACGGGCATGTCAGCCTGCAACGCCATCCTGCTGGCGTTGTTCGCCCGCGATCGGCTCGGCCGCGGCCAGCATGTCGAGGTCGCTCTGTTCGACGTCGCGCTGGCGATGACCCAGTTTTACGGCATGGCCTATTTGATGACCGGCACAAATCCGAGCCGCCAGGGTAATTCGCCGAACGGATCACCCTCCGTCGGGGTCTACGCAGCGTCGGACGCGCCGTTTTATATCGCCTGCGCCAATGACCGGCTGTATCGCCGCCTCGTGATCGAAGTGCTTGGCCGGCCCGATCTCGCCAGCGGTGAATTCGCCGACCGGCGTTCACGAACGGCCAACAAGGAGAAACTGCGCGCGATCCTCACCGGGATTTTTGCGCAAGACCCTCGCGAAAACTGGGTGGCGAAGATGAAGTCGGCCAACATCCCCGTCGGCTATCTCCGTACCGTCGCGGAAGCTTTCAACTCTCCTGAAGTGCGCGAGCGCCATCGTGTCAGCCAAATTCCGCACCCCGCCGCAGGTTCGGTCCCCAACATCGAGCCGCCGATCCGTCTCGGCTTGACACCGCTGGCGGACCCGATGGCGGCGCCTTTGCTGGGCGAGCATACCAAGGACGTTTTGCGCAAGACGCTCGGCTATGACGAGGCTCGCATCGCAGCGCTGGCCGAGGCGGGGGTTTTCGGGAAGATGCCGAAGATGACTGAAGTCGCGCGGTGA
- a CDS encoding FUSC family protein, whose product MTPSFKTMAAWLRSRKVELGLGLRVTVAAMGALVIALALGLRLPLWAVLTSIIVTQMSVGRSLKATRDYLIGTLGGAIYGGAVAILIPHAGEGALLFVLVLAVAPLAFAAAINPSLNAATITAIIVLLLPVMNRVDPLDSAIDRVLEVTVGALTGLLVSFLVLPSRAHSQIRASGANALELMASVLNELLCGLTRGRDNDALRRLQDGIGAALAGLNAIGAEAERERAARLTTGPDTGPLLRTVLRLRHDLVMIGRASVVPLPAELQRRLALPLTRISDAIVEYLSKTAAALRNATFPPSIAPVQAALQAYGAEVASVRSEGLTRGLPGDVAERFFALGFSLEQMRQNLKDLERCVADWAEAPTGSRSKTADEAE is encoded by the coding sequence ATGACCCCGTCTTTCAAGACTATGGCAGCGTGGCTGCGGTCCCGAAAAGTCGAACTTGGCCTCGGCTTGCGCGTCACCGTGGCGGCCATGGGCGCTTTGGTGATCGCGCTGGCGCTGGGTCTCAGGCTGCCGCTGTGGGCGGTGCTTACTTCCATTATTGTCACCCAGATGAGTGTCGGGCGATCGCTCAAGGCGACCCGCGATTATCTGATCGGGACCCTGGGCGGCGCGATTTATGGCGGGGCGGTCGCCATCCTGATTCCGCACGCCGGCGAAGGCGCATTGCTGTTTGTCCTGGTGCTGGCGGTCGCGCCGCTGGCGTTCGCCGCAGCTATCAATCCCAGCCTGAATGCCGCCACGATCACGGCCATCATCGTGCTGCTGCTCCCGGTCATGAACCGCGTTGATCCCCTCGATTCGGCGATCGATCGGGTGCTGGAAGTCACGGTCGGCGCGCTCACCGGTCTTTTGGTTTCCTTTCTGGTGCTGCCGTCGCGTGCGCATAGTCAGATCCGCGCCAGCGGTGCGAATGCGCTGGAATTGATGGCGTCCGTCCTCAATGAGTTGCTGTGCGGCCTGACACGGGGGCGAGATAACGACGCCTTGCGCAGGCTGCAGGACGGAATCGGTGCCGCCCTGGCTGGATTGAACGCGATCGGCGCCGAGGCTGAGCGTGAGCGGGCCGCTCGCCTCACCACTGGACCCGATACCGGCCCATTGCTGCGAACCGTGCTGCGGCTGCGCCATGATCTGGTGATGATCGGGCGCGCCAGCGTGGTGCCGTTGCCCGCCGAGTTGCAACGACGGCTGGCTTTGCCGTTGACGCGCATCAGTGACGCGATCGTCGAATATCTCAGCAAGACCGCCGCCGCCCTGCGGAACGCCACCTTCCCGCCATCGATAGCGCCGGTGCAGGCTGCATTGCAGGCTTACGGAGCCGAGGTCGCCTCGGTCCGCAGCGAAGGCTTGACCAGAGGATTGCCTGGAGACGTGGCGGAGCGGTTTTTTGCCCTGGGATTTTCGCTCGAGCAAATGCGCCAGAATTTGAAGGATCTGGAGCGCTGTGTGGCAGACTGGGCAGAGGCGCCAACGGGTTCGAGGAGCAAGACGGCCGATGAGGCAGAGTAA
- a CDS encoding transporter yields the protein MRHKVTAYPIELGGAVRTSQIAGLMLMALVQPASAGPPYVSDDPEPTDYKHFEIYSFSSGTATQGGISGASGIDFNYGAAPDLQLTATVPAAFGQPTGGNTSVGLSNVELAAKYRFLHQDTFGLDVSIFPRVFLPSGSSAVGNNFASLLLPVWVEKDWSNGWSAFGGGGCVISSGNSQNFCMTGGVLTYQLLPKLQVGTELFHQTADTAGNPATTSVGLGVRYDLNDTYHLLGYVSRGIENTNETDQYSWYAAVLFTF from the coding sequence ATGCGGCACAAGGTTACGGCATATCCGATAGAACTGGGTGGAGCGGTACGCACATCGCAGATTGCTGGCTTGATGTTGATGGCGCTGGTGCAGCCTGCGTCAGCCGGGCCGCCCTACGTGTCGGACGATCCCGAACCAACGGACTACAAACACTTTGAAATCTATTCGTTTAGCAGCGGGACAGCCACGCAAGGTGGAATCAGCGGCGCGTCCGGCATCGATTTCAACTACGGCGCCGCACCCGACCTGCAGCTGACGGCCACCGTGCCGGCGGCCTTCGGACAACCCACCGGAGGAAATACCAGCGTCGGCTTGAGCAATGTCGAACTTGCTGCGAAGTACCGCTTCTTGCATCAAGACACCTTTGGTCTGGACGTCAGCATCTTTCCTCGCGTGTTTCTGCCGAGTGGCTCCAGCGCAGTGGGCAATAATTTCGCCTCGCTTCTGCTTCCTGTTTGGGTAGAGAAGGACTGGAGCAATGGTTGGTCCGCGTTCGGCGGCGGAGGCTGTGTGATCAGCAGCGGTAATTCACAGAATTTCTGTATGACCGGAGGCGTGCTGACTTACCAGCTGTTGCCCAAGCTGCAGGTCGGCACCGAGTTGTTTCACCAGACGGCCGACACCGCCGGCAATCCGGCAACAACCAGTGTAGGCCTCGGCGTCCGCTATGATCTGAATGACACCTATCACCTGTTGGGATATGTCAGCCGCGGCATTGAGAACACCAACGAAACCGACCAGTATTCCTGGTACGCGGCGGTGCTTTTCACGTTTTGA